Proteins encoded in a region of the Bicyclus anynana chromosome 27, ilBicAnyn1.1, whole genome shotgun sequence genome:
- the LOC112056862 gene encoding uncharacterized protein LOC112056862 yields MASIAGFILMAILCTANCNPLAEILPNVATTVCESTPNMLANLGLGVGPLGLNLPTSLGLQLLTQSMMPSLGQTTVCDSKTNVGLPVLSPYGLPMNTGMPSQTQTICESASNLPVPYGLGLPGLIKGLNLPGLVNNNIPSSSTTVCESTNNPVSPLNLPLGLSGMLGGGLPFGGLNLPFNGLGLPMNGLGLPMNGLGLSMNGLGLPMNGLGLSVNGLGLPMNGLGLPMNGLGLPLNGLAGLAVNPLGLPML; encoded by the exons CTATACTTTGCACTGCTAACTGCAATCCGTTGGCTGAAATTCTGCCCAACGTTGCGACCACCGTCTGCGAGTCCACGCCCAACATGCTGGCCAACCTTGGGCTGGGCGTTGGGCCGTTGGGCTTGAATCTGCCAACGTCGTTGGGCCTGCAGCTGTTGACGCAGAGCATGATGCCAAGTTTGGGGCAAACAACGGTCTGTGATTCCAAAACCAACGTTGGATTGCCTGTTCTGTCACCATATGGACTACCTATGAATACAG GTATGCCGTCTCAAACGCAAACCATCTGCGAAAGCGCCTCAAACTTACCCGTACCTTACGGACTAGGTTTACCCGGTCTAATTAAAGGGCTTAACTTACCCGGCCTAGTTAACAATAACATACCTAGTTCCAGTACAACTGTCTGCGAAAGTACCAATAACCCTGTATCACCATTAAACTTACCTCTCGGTTTATCTGGAATGCTTGGAGGCGGTTTACCTTTTGGCGGACTTAATTTACCTTTCAACGGGCTTGGTTTACCTATGAATGGGCTTGGTTTACCTATGAACGGACTCGGTTTATCTATGAATGGTCTTGGTTTACCTATGAACGGACTCGGTTTATCTGTGAATGGGCTTGGTTTACCTATGAATGGGCTTGGTTTGCCTATGAATGGGCTTGGTTTACCCTTGAACGGACTCGCTGGGCTTGCGGTTAATCCGTTGGGCTTACCAATGTTGTAA
- the LOC112057073 gene encoding uncharacterized protein LOC112057073 has translation MAVDRKMVKVLWFSVLLIGTSWGQPLPDPQLMFPCPCPPPCPDPEPDPCEPPPCDQPCDPMPPCQPDPGNGYQETIQLRPCDPNDAEVRYLYGQAPAGAVIVKPGIIRFPTPQPIMVKPGEVKPPSPPTIWVRPAPINLPAPAPIRVQPPAVQPPTPEPIVVRPQPVYPPRPQPIMVRPPPVQPPKPPCIKVTPPVIQPPAPDTLMVQPPRIVVPQAPTICFQPHPITTFRTCGCARICVCDPSEPTPCPPPCPPPCPSPCLPPCPEPCE, from the exons ATGGCAGTAGACAGGAAGATGGTGAAAGTACTTTGGTTTtctg TTCTTCTCATCGGCACATCATGGGGTCAACCACTACCGGACCCGCAACTCATGTTCCCCTGTCCTTGCCCCCCACCATGCCCTGACCCCGAGCCTGACCCATGCGAGCCCCCACCATGTGACCAGCCCTGTGACCCCATGCCCCCATGTCAACCAGACCCCGGCAACGGGTACCAGGAGACCATACAATTGAGGCCGTGTGATCCGAACGACGCTGAAGTGCGTTATTTGTACGGGCAAGCTCCGGCTG GCGCAGTGATAGTGAAGCCCGGTATCATAAGGTTCCCGACCCCCCAGCCGATAATGGTGAAGCCGGGGGAGGTCAAGCCCCCTAGCCCGCCCACCATATGGGTCAGACCAGCACCTATCAACCTTCCAGCACCAGCGCCGATACGG GTTCAACCCCCTGCAGTACAGCCCCCGACCCCTGAGCCGATAGTGGTGCGCCCGCAGCCAGTCTACCCCCCGCGACCACAGCCCATCATGGTCAGACCACCACCAGTGCAGCCACCCAAACCACCTTGCATTAAG GTGACGCCGCCAGTGATCCAGCCCCCAGCACCAGATACCCTGATGGTGCAACCACCGAGGATCGTCGTCCCCCAAGCACCCACCATCTGCTTCCAACCCCACCCAATCACAACGTTCAGGACTTGTGGGTGCGCGCGCATCTGTGTCTGCGACCCAAGCGAGCCGACGCCTTGTCCACCACCCTGTCCACCACCTTGCCCCTCACCATGCCTCCCACCATGTCCAGAGCCTTGTGAATAA